From Clostridia bacterium, a single genomic window includes:
- the hisA gene encoding 1-(5-phosphoribosyl)-5-[(5-phosphoribosylamino)methylideneamino]imidazole-4-carboxamide isomerase, giving the protein MRIYPAIDLRQGRCVRLVQGNFDKQTVYSHHPEQIAAEWEQKGAKFIHVVDLDGAYKGLSQNFNAIKKILNSVNIPIQVGGGIRSIQDIDRYLDAGVNRVIMGTAAIKNPEILDQALNMYGEKVVVGIDAKNGFVATDAWTEVGDVSVYQLADKMYRKGVKNIIYTDISKDGTLTGPNIDTLKALVDKYDANIISSGGVASIEDVRRIKETGAAGVIVGKALYSGVLNLEELLKLEV; this is encoded by the coding sequence ATGAGAATTTATCCAGCGATTGATTTGCGGCAGGGAAGATGCGTGAGGTTGGTGCAGGGAAACTTTGATAAACAGACGGTATATTCCCATCACCCTGAACAGATTGCTGCTGAATGGGAACAAAAGGGTGCAAAGTTTATTCATGTTGTAGATTTGGATGGCGCATATAAAGGGCTTTCCCAAAATTTTAATGCTATTAAAAAGATACTCAATAGCGTTAATATTCCAATACAGGTGGGAGGCGGAATAAGGAGCATACAAGACATTGATAGATATTTGGATGCCGGTGTGAACAGGGTAATAATGGGGACAGCTGCCATTAAAAACCCCGAAATACTGGATCAAGCTTTGAACATGTATGGGGAAAAAGTCGTGGTGGGGATAGATGCTAAAAATGGATTTGTTGCCACAGATGCATGGACTGAGGTAGGGGATGTGAGCGTTTATCAACTGGCTGACAAGATGTACAGAAAAGGAGTAAAAAATATTATATACACGGATATATCAAAAGATGGAACCCTTACAGGACCTAATATAGATACTCTAAAAGCCCTTGTTGATAAATATGATGCCAATATTATATCCTCTGGGGGAGTGGCCAGCATAGAAGATGTAAGGAGAATAAAGGAGACAGGAGCAGCAGGAGTGATAGTTGGCAAGGCCTTATACTCTGGCGTGCTTAATCTTGAAGAATTGTTAAAATTGGAGGTTTAA